Proteins from one Microcaecilia unicolor chromosome 2, aMicUni1.1, whole genome shotgun sequence genomic window:
- the HELT gene encoding hairy and enhancer of split-related protein HELT, with protein MKERKRTPVSHKVIEKRRRDRINRCLTELGKTVPMALAKQSSGKLEKAEILEMTVQYLRALHAAEFPRGRDKELLAEFANYFHYGYHECMKNLVHYLTTVERIETKDSKYARIVAFLQSKARLTPEPFFSALPEPDLPYASSSCAGEPPGPFPWPGPACSPGGPYLPMQCSPGPQPGAGPFLAPVQGLERHYLNLLSHPHAGPFGLHSGQHPAIL; from the exons ATGAAAGAGAGGAAA AGAACCCCGGTTTCACACAAAGTGATTGAGAAGAGAAGAAGGGATCGGATCAATCGCTGTCTCACCGAATTAGGAAAGACGGTGCCAATGGCTTTGGCGAAACAG AGCTCTGGGAAGTTGGAGAAAGCCGAAATCTTGGAAATGACAGTTCAGTATTTGCGAGCCTTGCATGCCGCAGAGTTCCCCCGGGGAAGGGACAAAG AGCTCTTGGCAGAATTTGCCAACTACTTTCACTACGGCTACCACGAATGCATGAAGAACCTGGTGCACTACCTGACCACGGTGGAGCGCATCGAGACCAAGGACAGCAAGTACGCGCGTATCGTTGCTTTCCTGCAGTCCAAGGCGCGCCTGACCCCGGAGCCGTTCTTCAGCGCCCTGCCCGAGCCCGATCTGCCCTACGCCAGCTCCTCCTGTGCCGGCGAGCCGCCGGGACCCTTCCCGTGGCCCGGCCCGGCCTGCAGCCCAGGCGGACCTTACCTGCCCATGCAGTGCAGCCCGGGCCCGCAGCCGGGTGCCGGCCCCTTCCTGGCCCCCGTGCAGGGACTCGAGCGCCACTATCTCAATCTGCTGAGCCATCCGCATGCCGGTCCCTTCGGTTTGCACAGCGGTCAGCACCCGGCAATCCTTTGA